One genomic region from Symbiobacterium terraclitae encodes:
- a CDS encoding 50S ribosomal protein L25: MSRMLQLEAKPRGTGSRVSRRLRRAGFVPGIIYGPGVDPLAVSVRSTQLERLVDRHGRGHLMNVQVEGEANPRQVVIKDLQRDILTGQVIHVDFLQVDIHRTITLKVPVVVVGEDQVKRRSLVVTYELDEVEIECRPTEIPEAITLSIFGVTEPGPVTVSSLSVPPGVKVLEDPDTVVVSCTAVGEGEEEQEEQEEGSSSDPAA, encoded by the coding sequence ATGAGCAGAATGTTGCAGTTGGAGGCCAAACCCCGGGGCACCGGTTCCCGGGTGAGCCGGCGGCTGCGGCGGGCCGGGTTCGTGCCGGGTATCATCTACGGTCCCGGTGTGGACCCGCTGGCAGTCAGCGTGCGCTCAACCCAACTGGAGCGGCTTGTCGACCGTCACGGCCGCGGCCACCTCATGAACGTTCAGGTGGAAGGGGAAGCCAATCCCCGGCAGGTGGTGATCAAGGATCTTCAGCGAGACATCCTGACCGGTCAGGTGATCCACGTCGACTTCCTGCAGGTGGATATCCACCGGACCATCACCCTCAAGGTGCCCGTCGTCGTCGTGGGGGAGGACCAGGTGAAGCGCCGGAGCCTGGTCGTTACCTACGAGTTGGACGAGGTGGAGATCGAGTGCCGGCCCACGGAGATTCCGGAGGCCATCACGCTCAGCATCTTCGGGGTGACGGAGCCCGGGCCCGTGACCGTCTCCAGCCTCTCTGTTCCGCCCGGCGTGAAGGTGCTGGAGGATCCCGACACCGTCGTCGTCTCCTGCACCGCGGTCGGCGAGGGGGAGGAAGAGCAGGAAGAACAAGAGGAAGGGAGCTCTTCCGATCCGGCGGCATGA